TGAGGCCACACAAAACAGTAGCAAGTAACGCGGAATTTGGATGGGAATGTTTGTGGATAAGTGGAAGAGTCCAAAAGAGTGAGGGGAAGGTATTGCCTTATTGGGCAGTTGGGATTTACGATATTGTTTTGGTACTTGGTAGGCACCCATAATCTGTTAATTGCTGTTGCATTTCATGGATCTCATGGTGGGAAATTCATACACAGATTTCAGAATTTTGTGGCCCTAATATATTTGATTATATCCTTCAAATGCAAAGTTAGCACTTCGGGGCGATTTCAGGCAATCTATGATCGTCACACTACCACATGGTATTACTAATCTACATGTAAAAATGGACAACAGTAACACCACGAGGCAATGGTACGGTTTCTCCCGGATCATGAATATTACAGATTTACCCAATGCATTTAGCTCGGGCGGCTGCCCCGTTTCAACAAGGTTGTACATCAAACACAAGGTCGAATTCATAACCCAATCAAGCAAATATGCAGAATTAAAATACTAGCAACGGTTAGTATGCAAAGCAGCCGATGATGACAAACCCTTAAGTTAGATTTCTTGGTATAATATGATACAGAACAAAGGTCATCCCAGGGGATACTCTGTGAAACTCAAAATTACTATCCATACAAAACCAAAACTTGAATGGAACTcagggaaaaaagaaagaaagaaagaaagaaaggaaatgcTTCGAATTGGTCTCATCAGGTGCAGTCGATATATCCTAACCTGTATGGCTGTATCAATTGAAAAACAGAGCATGTGTACGTAGTTTTTGGCCCGTCTGTTGAACTATACTACCATTGAGAACCATCAGGGAAAGGTTCCAGCGCATCTTGCTTGCCGTTAACATAGAAATCCATAATTGCCTGCATCCTTGGAAGTTTATCCGGGTGGTAATTTACATGAAGGATTACTGGTTTCAACTTTTTCAAATTGGCGTCTTTCCTGACCGTCTTGAAGAGGACCTTGCTATTCATGAAGAGATAGAAATCCATTGTTCTCTTGGAAGCATGAAGCCCATTGTACCCCGGATGTGAAGGGAAAAATAGTTCCTCGTTGAACACTGCTTGGTCCCATGCTTTTTCTGGCCTAGAGAGTCGTTCAGCCACACGATCCAAAAGCTCAATTGCAGGAAGCGTAGGCCTTATGTAAAAGAAACCAGAGTTATAAACCCATATCCTCATTGTGTGAGCATATCGAGCCCACCCCATAGAGGGTTCGTCAAACACATCATTAAATCCATAAGCTGTATAGTTATTGTGACCATCAGTCATGGACTCTACATCAGAATCCCGGTAGAGATGATTGAACGGGTTCTGCAAATATACTATATCAACATCCGAGAGAAGAACACTGTAACCTAGTTGCAGAAACTCCCTCAAGATACGAAATTTCAACCCAGACACCGCATGGTTACCTCCCGTCTTCCCAATTGAATCAAAACCCTCATCTGGATCTCTTTTGTATACAGGAACATCATTAGCTTTGCAaaattcttcaatttcatcatctaacCCTACAACTAGATAATTGGTTATACCAACTTTCTTGATGCTAGTAAACCATACCTCCAACATGCTTTTCACATTTGAATTCGCAAGTGCAACTATAAGCTCTTTTTGTACTGCAACTTCCTCCAAGATCTTTGCCAACCTCGGATTCACAGATTCATCAGGAACAACTGCCGGGTTAGTTCTCAAGCCCTTGACGGTACCAAAAGGGCCAGCCTTATGCGGTTTACCTAACACAGAAAACTGTTCGTGTGCATGATCCTTTCCTTGTTCAGACAGCCGTAGCTTTTCAGTTAGTTCCTGCACCTCCTTCTTCAGCTCATCATTCTTGTCCGACAATGATGCAATATCTGACCTCAACGCAGTAGTCCGTTCTGTTGATTCACATTGTGATGAGCTAATCTGCAAGCAAAAGTAGCATAGCCAGCCATATGACATCGTTCTcctatttaaaattttttgatATTTACAATCTGTGAGCTTAATGCAAACTAAGCATTGttgcttttgaaataaaagcacTTCTAGCGCAGAAGTGCTTTCTGCAATCCCAAAGAACACTTCCTAACTGCTTATGGACTAAAATTGATCTGAATCCAATTTCTCAGAAAAATGTAAGCTTTAGATGTAAGTTTAATTATCAGCTTAAACAACTTAGCAAATGCAAACTAGCAAATCAAATCATTAAACGAAGCGATTAAGATATGCAATTAACGGTAATGCCAAGGCGAACAGGCAATGAGAGAGTAAATTAAGGAAGCGAGATTCGAACCTGAAGATCCGATTTCCCAAATCGGCGGTTTTGGATAGGCGGATAGGAGCTCAGGAATCCATGAGGAAACAAGAAGGCGAAGACGCAACCCAGTAGGATTCCCATGACAATGGCGGTCACGATTCGAGATCCACGAAACGACTGCGTCTTGTCCCTCATCAACGACCCCTCTCTACGACCCGCCATCATTCCCGCCTTCTTCCCTTTCTCCCGAGTCGTGCGCAGCGGTTGACGAGAAAGAACGGAAATAAACCGATCGTCGATTAGTATTCTGCTGGCGGTTGTGGTTGCGGTGGTTGTGGTGGAGTTGCCACTTCCCCTTTCAAAAATGACAGCGGAGCAGCGAGGTTGCTCTCTCTGAGAGACTGAGGAGAGAGAGGCGATCCAGCGGGCAAGGATTCTGTGCTTTGCGTGTAAGGAACTAGAGAATCATCATTGGCTGTCTTAGTTTGGCACATCGGCCACGATTCGCTGTTTTTTTGGTGAAGTTTGACTTTTTTTGGGGTTGGCAGTTAATGTAGTTTGAGTTTAACCAGGCCTAgtagagaaatttttagttgtgacaggAATACAAATAATACATCACGTATTTTCATATAAATggtggaaatttttaatttttaagttattatatGCTACTATTTATATGGAAATACGTGATGTACCACCTCGTTTGACggttacattgaaaaatctctcggcCTAGTGGGGCTAACAGCCTAACACCTCAAGTCCATTGAAGAAGGTTTTACTTCACATGTAAGGTAAATAATACTTATTTTGCATATTTTTCTTCACATGATAATTTATTATTGAactaaaacatttaacaacGATGAATTCTTTTCATATAAGTTTCTCTCTATCTTGTGGGCCTAAACATGAAGCTCAGTAGGCCTCACACCTCAAGCCCACTGGGCCTTACAACTCAAACCCCAATTGGAACATAGCTAGTTGAAAAATAGTCATTCAACACTGTCCCTCCTTTTACACACCCCTTCGTTATTTTTCCTTTCATTTAGGATAACGTCATTCACAGACTAATCTTTACTTCTCATACTCTATTAATTGTTTgccatttatatttttcaattcattcgaccGATGgtagaaaaattcaaaagagaGTATTGAAAGTACAATTGAATGTTGAATGGCGGAATCCTTGATATATTCGATTAAAacgttttatttttcttctttattttctctttgAGTTATTAATAAACAACTGTGTGAGGAGAACAAGAGAAAAGACAAAAGATGAATattaattaaacgaataagTGGAAGAAGAATATAATAAAGTAAAAGTAAATGTCATGACAAAAGTAAATGGAATGGAATTTTATCCATGTGAGCAAAAAGGAAGACGAACAGAGGCAATACGTGACAAAAGCAATCCACTTTGCTTGTACATTAGCCTTGAACCGCCATAGAAGAAGggaaaaatggaaaaagaaaagaacaaacgTAGCAtatacaagagagagagagagagagagagggtccaTTTGTCTGTGTCATGCATCATTTGAGCTGGTTACATATGAAACAACAACAGTTATATCATCAAGCTTGCCGCCATAATAACGGAACCCAGCATCTTGAGCGGCTGTGGAGAAAGGCGTCTGCCGGTCTCTATCCTGTGCTCGTTGGCGTGCCAACGCTGCTATCTTCTGTGCTGTCACCTGAGGCCCTAAGCCAGCTCTGATGGCATGAACTACCACCGCGGTTATCTCGTTGTTGTACAAGTTGTCGAACAGGCCATCCGTTCCTGCAATTATAACATCCCCCGGTGCAACAGGAACTGTAAAAACCTGAATCAAACAAAACCATCTCAGCTTGTGATATGCACGACAGTCATTCCAGGTCCTTTGAAACATTAAATGAAATATCAAAAGATCTAGTACACGATACTAATAAACCGTGGTAAAAAAATTGGGAAACATTGCTCCTGACCTGGCCAGAGCTAGGTAGATCACCGTTGTTTCCGCTCTCCAGTTGATAGGTAAAGTTAAAATCATGCTGTTGCACAGGGGATCTAAAGACGGTGCACCCATCTCGAACCACTATAAACCCACTATCACCTAAATTAACTGCATGAATACCCTGCAGTGAGATAGCAAACAGTTAATACAAGTCCCCAAATAATCAGTATGATAAAATAGCATTATTTTCAAATCCTTGCAATCCAATTAATCTACAAAAACCACTACAAAAAAGAGAGTAATGAAACAGAAATGTCGGAGCCGAGACTTCCAAAGTTATTTTTACTACAAACTTCATCACTTCAGCATGCGACATCTTTTAAAAGGCCTCACGAGAATAGATATTTGTTTTTGATACCTAGCATGAACCATAGTATCACTTTGACAGAGGTAAAAGGTTCTAACTAAACATCCTAATTAGAATGAAGAGAAGTTCCACACCTGTTCAGTGAGTGCTATGATACATGCTGTTGAGGAACCCCTGGCTTTCGTGCTCGAGTGAGCTT
Above is a window of Malus sylvestris chromosome 15, drMalSylv7.2, whole genome shotgun sequence DNA encoding:
- the LOC126604191 gene encoding arabinosyltransferase RRA3-like, with the translated sequence MMAGRREGSLMRDKTQSFRGSRIVTAIVMGILLGCVFAFLFPHGFLSSYPPIQNRRFGKSDLQISSSQCESTERTTALRSDIASLSDKNDELKKEVQELTEKLRLSEQGKDHAHEQFSVLGKPHKAGPFGTVKGLRTNPAVVPDESVNPRLAKILEEVAVQKELIVALANSNVKSMLEVWFTSIKKVGITNYLVVGLDDEIEEFCKANDVPVYKRDPDEGFDSIGKTGGNHAVSGLKFRILREFLQLGYSVLLSDVDIVYLQNPFNHLYRDSDVESMTDGHNNYTAYGFNDVFDEPSMGWARYAHTMRIWVYNSGFFYIRPTLPAIELLDRVAERLSRPEKAWDQAVFNEELFFPSHPGYNGLHASKRTMDFYLFMNSKVLFKTVRKDANLKKLKPVILHVNYHPDKLPRMQAIMDFYVNGKQDALEPFPDGSQW